Sequence from the Coleofasciculus chthonoplastes PCC 7420 genome:
CCCTCAGAGGCGTGGAATCAGATTCCGGAGAAGCTGGCGTTCTACGACTATATTGGCAACTCTCCGGCTAAGGGCGGTTTGTTCCGCACTGGTCCGATGGACAAGGGTGATGGTATTGCCGAAGCTTGGTTAGGTCATCCGGTATTTACTGATGGCGAAGGTCGGGAATTGACGGTGCGCCGTATGCCGAACTTCTTTGAAACCTTCCCGGTTGTCTTAACCGATGCCAATGGTGTGGTGCGGGCGGATATCCCCTTCCGACGGGCTGAATCGAAATATAGCTTTGAGCAAACTGGTGTTACCGCGACATTCTACGGCGGTCTTTTGGATGGTCAAACCATTGAAGATCCCGCTACTGTTAAGCAGTATGCCCGTAAAGCTCAACTGGGTGAACCGTTTGAATTTGATCGGGAAACCTTAAACTCCGACGGGGTATTCCGTACCAGTCCACGGGGTTGGTTTACATTCGGTCATGCCGTATTTGCGCTGTTGTTCTTCTTTGGTCATATCTGGCATGGTTCCCGGACTCTGTTCCGAGATGTATTTGCTGGGGTTGATCCTGACCTAGACGAACAAGTCGAATTCGGTCTGTTCCAGAAAGTGGGTGATAAGACCACTCGGAAAAAAGAAGCGGTCTAAATATTGCAGTAGAGACGTGCCATGGCGCGTCTCTACCCTAATCATGGAGGGCAAGAGAAAAATTAATTTTTCTTTTGCCTGTTTCGCTATTGTGGTTGACTGAGCAAGGTAAACTGGTAGTACAGCAGATAATTGGGTAAGTTGTGACATGGAAAGCCTCATTTATATCTTTGTTTTGATTGGCGCTCTAGGCGTTCTGTTTTTTGCGATCGCGTTCCGGGAACCACCTCGGATTGAAAAGTAGATCCCTGTGGCGCTGTCTTCTCTCCTGGAGAGCGCCATCGTCTCCCTGATGATTATGATTGATCGTGAATTTGATCAGCTCTCTAGGATACCCTGAGCCTACAGGAGTCTATCTGATTACTTTTGCCGACAGGGATTCGAGCAGGAGAACATTAGATAGACTCGTATCGGCTCAATTTTCTGTATTTAACCAGTCGGAAAAGACTTGCTATTATGCGATGCCCCTATTGTCAGCACACCGACAGCCGCGTTTTGGAGTCCCGTTCAACAGAAGCAGGACAAAGTGTTCGGCGTCGTCGGGAGTGTTTGCTTTGTAAACATCGCTTCACGACTTATGAGCGGATTGAATTTGTGCCGATTACTGTCCTGAAGCGGGATGGTAAGCGAGAATCCTTCGACCGTTCTAAGTTATTACGGGGAATGGTACGGGCTTGTGAGAAAACAGGAGTTTCCCAACGACGCCTAGAAGCGATAGTCGATGAGATTGAAGCTGAAGTTCAGCAGCACTATGGGCGGGATGTCAACAGTGATGAAGTCGGTGAGCTAGTCCTACGCTACCTACAACATGAGAGTGAAGTGGCGTATGTCCGCTTTGCTTCAGTTTATCGGAAGTTTCAGGGCATTCGCGATTTTATCGAAACCCTAGAGCATCTCAGAAATAATACTGAACTCGATAATCCAGAGATATCCCCGATACCACCAGCTATCCCCAACGAGTCGGATGATTCGGAGACATCAGCCTCCCTGGTTATTCCCACATCAGAGGAGCAACAGGTTTTACGGTAAGAGGCGCTGAACCCTGATTACACAGCAGTTTTATCATTTCACGCTCCAGTCTATCTGATTTGATAAAGTTTTGTATACTTCTCGATCTCAACAGGGCAATCCAGATTGAGTTATAATTACCTGTCTGGACTTTATTAAATCTTTTAAAATAAGGTTAGGTTGAGACAAAGCAATGTAGGTGTAGGTGGCACAATACCGACGTGCGAGTACATCGACAGGAGGCATAGTCATTACGGAGATTAAACAAGGAAACACAACGCGCATGCTCAGTCAGAACACAAATACAATAGATATTGGCTTCACTCACGACGATTTTGCCGCCCTCCTGGACAAATATGATTATCACTTTAGCCCGGGTGATATTGTCGCAGGTACAGTATTCAGTCTGGAGCCAAGAGGCGCTCTGATTGACATTGGTGCTAAAACCGCCGCTTATATTCCCATACAGGAGATGTCAATTAATCGGGTTGACGCTCCCGAAGAAGTATTGCAGTCAAATGAAACGCGAGAATTTTTCATTTTGACTGACGAGAATGAAGATGGACAGCTTACCCTTTCCATTCGCCGTATTGAGTATATGCGGGCTTGGGAGCGGGTGCGCCAGCTTCAAACTGAAGACGCAACCGTTCGTTCTTTGGTTTTTGCCACAAACCGAGGTGGGGCGCTGGTTCGCATTGAAGGGCTACGGGGCTTTATTCCCGGTTCCCACATTAGCACTCGCAAACCGAAAGAAGATTTAGTCGGCGAAGAATTGCCATTGAAATTCTTAGAGGTAGACGAAGACCGAAACCGCCTGGTTCTCTCTCACCGTCGCGCTTTGGTTGAGCGCAAGATGAACCGCTTAGAAGTGGGTGAAGTGGTCGTTGGTTCGGTACGGGGTATTAAGCCTTACGGTGCGTTCATTGATATTGGTGGTGTGAGCGGATTGCTACACATTTCAGAAATTTCTCATGATCATATTGACACGCCTCATAGTGTGTTTAATGTCAATGATGAATTGAAAGTGATGATCATTGACTTGGATGCCGAACGCGGTCGGATTTCGCTGTCAACGAAGCAGTTGGAACCTGAACCGGGAGATATGATCAACAATCGGGATCAAGTCTACGATAAGGCAGAAGAAATGGCTCAGAAGTATCGGGAGAAGATGCTGGCACAACAGGAAGGCGTTAATCCTGAATCTCAAGAAGAGGCGATTGAAGAAGAAGAGTTTGTGTCAGCGACGGAAGAGTAATTCCGGTGTCAGGACAGGTTTATACATCCAATAATTTTTTGGGCAAAAATTTTTTGGGTTTGAACAGAGGGTAAATCCCTCTTTTTTTTTAAAGATAGTTTTGTAGAACTTCAACCGTTTTCTGTCCAGTTTTTGCCCAGCTAAATTGACGGGCGCGTTGAAGTCCGAGGGTGCTAAGGCGCGATCGCAATTGGGTGTCGGTGGCGATAGTGTGCATCGCGGCGGCGAGTTCTGAGGTGTTGTAAGGGTTCACGAGGATAGCTGCATCACCAGCGACTTCTGGGAGGGCGGAGAGGTTGGAGGTGATTACCGGAGTCCCACACGCCATGGCTTCCAGAACCGGGAGTCCAAAGCCTTCCCAGAGACTGGGGAAAATAAGTGCGATCGCGTTATTTAGAAGTATGGGTAGTTGGTTGTAGGGAACATAGTCGAGGAATTTGACTTGATGGCTTAAACCCAGTTGTTGGGCTTGGGATTGAAGTTTAGGGGTGTATCGTTTGTCACTTGACCCAGCAATCCACAGTTCATAGTCGCTGCAGTTGGGAAGTGTGGCAAAGGCGTTGATCAGTCGGTGCAGGTTTTTATAGGGGTCATGGCGTCCGATGTAGAGGAAGTAGGGATTATGAGTCGCTTCATTGGGATTTTTGGGAAACGCAGAGGGGCGCAGAGGGTAGCGCAGAGGGGCGCAGAGGGGGCGAAAGTGGTTGGTGTCGTAAGCGAGGGGAATGGGGGTGATTTTGGTAGCGGGGATGGGGTAAAAGTCGGTAATGTCTCTGGCGGTGGCGGTGGAGTTACAGAGGATATGTTGGGCTTGGGTGAGAATTTGGGGGATGTAGTAACGGAAGTAGGGGGTGAGGGG
This genomic interval carries:
- a CDS encoding photosystem II reaction center protein T gives rise to the protein MESLIYIFVLIGALGVLFFAIAFREPPRIEK
- the nrdR gene encoding transcriptional regulator NrdR, translating into MRCPYCQHTDSRVLESRSTEAGQSVRRRRECLLCKHRFTTYERIEFVPITVLKRDGKRESFDRSKLLRGMVRACEKTGVSQRRLEAIVDEIEAEVQQHYGRDVNSDEVGELVLRYLQHESEVAYVRFASVYRKFQGIRDFIETLEHLRNNTELDNPEISPIPPAIPNESDDSETSASLVIPTSEEQQVLR
- a CDS encoding 30S ribosomal protein S1, which gives rise to MLSQNTNTIDIGFTHDDFAALLDKYDYHFSPGDIVAGTVFSLEPRGALIDIGAKTAAYIPIQEMSINRVDAPEEVLQSNETREFFILTDENEDGQLTLSIRRIEYMRAWERVRQLQTEDATVRSLVFATNRGGALVRIEGLRGFIPGSHISTRKPKEDLVGEELPLKFLEVDEDRNRLVLSHRRALVERKMNRLEVGEVVVGSVRGIKPYGAFIDIGGVSGLLHISEISHDHIDTPHSVFNVNDELKVMIIDLDAERGRISLSTKQLEPEPGDMINNRDQVYDKAEEMAQKYREKMLAQQEGVNPESQEEAIEEEEFVSATEE
- a CDS encoding glycosyltransferase family 4 protein; the protein is MSPLLINLSILFAQPTGIATYAANLFPYLKPLNPNLLISPVASNHFPLASDFHSYPVPANLSPAQGTKGHFRRLLWTQFQLPRLYHTLNASLLFSPIPEAPLSSNCRYVVMVHDLIPLRFPKRNSPLTPYFRYYIPQILTQAQHILCNSTATARDITDFYPIPATKITPIPLAYDTNHFRPLCAPLRYPLRPSAFPKNPNEATHNPYFLYIGRHDPYKNLHRLINAFATLPNCSDYELWIAGSSDKRYTPKLQSQAQQLGLSHQVKFLDYVPYNQLPILLNNAIALIFPSLWEGFGLPVLEAMACGTPVITSNLSALPEVAGDAAILVNPYNTSELAAAMHTIATDTQLRSRLSTLGLQRARQFSWAKTGQKTVEVLQNYL